The following is a genomic window from Nitrososphaerota archaeon.
TGGCTGGGGCTGACGTCGTCATAAGCCTCGGGCTGGGGATCCTGAAGGACGGGAGCGGGAGCCCGAAGGACCCCCGAGACGCGTACCGGCTGGCGCTCGACCTGAAGTCTGCTTTCGAAGCCCGCGGGATGAAGGCGGAGATAGGGGCGACGAGGGCCCTCATCTACGCTGAGCTCAAGGAACTGGAGGGGACGATAGGAAAGAACAACCAGGTCGGGCAGACCGGGGCCACCGTGAAGCCGAAGGTCTACGTCGCCGCCGGGATAAGCGGGGCGCTGCAGCACCGGGTCGGGATGCAGAATTCCGCGAAGATAGTGGCCATCAACACAGACCCCGAGGCTCCCATCTTCAAGATAGCACACTACCCTGTGGTAGGGGACCTGTACGAGGAGCTCCCGAAGCTCGCGGATGCCGTAAGGAGGGGTGCGGTTGCAGGCTGAGTACGACGCCATAGTAGTGGGGGCGGGCCCCGCCGGGTCCGCGGCTGCCCTGTCGCTCGCAAGGAAGGGGGCGGACGTCCTGATGCTGGAGAAGGCGAGGGTCCCCGGCGAGCGGAACATGACCGGGGGGGTGATCTACGGCGACTTCCCCGGAGATTGGGGGCTGATACAGCTCGTCCCGGACTTCGAGTCTACCGCGCCCCTCGAGAGGCGCATCATCTCCCACGAGGTGGTCATCCTGGACAAGCCGGACTATGCGAAGGGGACCAGCAGATACTACAAGCTCTCCAAGACCTCACTCCCCACCAAGATGGGGCTCTTCCCTCTCGGCTTCGAGACGGGGCACGACTACTCGGTCCTCAGGCGCTCGTTCGACAGGTGGTTCGCCGGGGTGGCGGTGCAGGCCGGGGCGATGCTGTCGGCGGGGACGACCGTGGAGGGGCTCATGACCGAAGGGGGCGCGGTGGTGGGGGTCAGGACCACGAAGGAGGAGCTCAGGGCGAAGCTGGTCATCGACGCGTCGGGGGTCACCTCGAACCTGGTGACCGAGGCCGGGCTGAGGGGGAGGCTCACCCCCAGGCAGCTCTATCACGGGATAAAGAGGGTCTACAAGCTCGACCCCGCCGCCATAGAGCAGAGGTTCAGGGTGCACGACGCCGAGGGGAGGGCCATCTTCTTCCTCGGGGACTTCATGAACGAGATCGGGGGCGGGGCGTTCGTCTACACCAACAGGGACACGCTCTCGGTCGGGCTCGTCGTCTCCATGGACTCGCTGATCCGGAGGACGACGGAGCACTTCGACCAGGTGGGGAAGCTCATCGACGTCCTGGACGCCTTCGAAGAGCACCCCATGGTCGCCGAACTCCTGGAGGGGGGACGGGCGGTCGAGTACTCGGCCCACAACATCCCCAAGGGGTACAAGGCGCTCCTGAAGCGGCCGTACGCCGACGGGTTCCTGGTAGCCGGGGACGCTCTCGGGTCCTTCGTCAAGATAGGCCCGATGATAGACGGCATGAGGAGGGCGATCACCTCCGGGATGATGGCGGCGTCGACCTATCTGGAGGCGCGCGCGTCAGGGTCGTTCAGGGCCAAGAACCTGTCGAGGTACAAGGACTTCCTCGGGCCCATCTACGAGGACGTCGGCAGGTCGGGGAGGGACGGTTTCATTACGGAGAGCTCGTTCACTTACCATACGCTCCCGCGGGTGCTCTTCGGGACGAGGTTCATGTCGAGCGTCCACCGGTTCGAGCCGAAACCGGACGGGAGGCCCCGGCGGGACGCCGTCGCCCGGGTGCAAGAAGGGACCGGGCTGCTGGTCTACGACGAGGACGAGTCGTACTCGCACATACGGGTGGACCCGGCGCTGGCCTCGAAGTCCCTCACCAAGCCATGGGTCCCCGCCTGTCCCACCAACTGCTACACGATATTCACACCGAAGGGGGTGTTCGCGTCGTTCAAGGACCTCTTCGACCACAACCTCGCCCAGAACGGAGGGGACAGGGGGAAGGCGCTGTCCCGAACCCTCGAGGATATCGGGTCGTCGGAGCTCAGGTTCGACCACGTCGCGTGCGTCGCTTGCGGGACCTGTGGCGCCATCGGACCTCCCGAGATGGTCACTTTCGGCCACGAGAGGGACGGCCACGGGGTCAGATACAGGTTCGGCTAGAAGGTCGGCTCCCCTCCCGGACCGCCGTGGTCCCGTCAGAGTTCCAAGGCCCGTCAGCGCGAGCCTTTTCCGCCGAAGGGCCTTCAAATAGGGCGAGGAGTGCCGTGCCGGCATGGATGTCCCGAGGGTCTCCCTGGCGCAGATCGAGGACGCGGCCGCCAGGATACGGGGGTCGGTCTACCGAACCCCGCTGGTCCCGTCTTCGCGCTTCGACGCCGGCTCCGTGCTGCTCAAGCTCGAGTGCCTGCAGCCGACCGGGAGCTTCAAGGTGCGGGGCGCCTGGAACATGATGAGCAGGTCGGGGAGGGAGGAGATGAAGCGGGGGTTCGTGACAACATCGGCCGGGAACCACGGCCAGGCGGTCGCCTGGAGCGCCAAGAAGCTCGGGGCCGCCTGCACGGTGTACGTCCCCACCGACGCCGTCCAGCGGAAGGTCGACTCCATGGAGTCGATGGGCGCGAAGGTGGTCCGCCGGCCCCACCATGAGATAATGGAGGCCATGGCCGACGACAGGATGACGAAGCTCGGGATGACGTTCGTCCACCCGTTCGGAGACCCGTTGGTGGTCGCCGGCCAGGGGACCGTCGGCCTCGAGATACTCGAAGACTTCCCGGGGGTGAAGAGCGTCGTCGTCCCTGTGGGGGGCGGGGGGCTGGTGTCGGGGATAGCGCAGGCCGTCAGGGCGAAGAGCCCTGGGGTGAAGGTATACGGGGTCCAGGCCGAGGGGGCGGCACCGCTGCCAGAGTCGCTGGCGACGGGGAAGGCGGTGGACGTGGGGGAGCCCCACACCATCGCCGACGGCATAGGGGCCACCAGGGCGTACGACTACATGCTCCCGCTCCTCCGGGAGAACCTCGAAAGGGCGTTCACCGTGAGCGACGAAGAGATCAGGGCGGCGATGAGGAGGCTGCTCCTGGAGTCGCACGTCGCCCCGGAGCCTGCCGGCGCGGCTTCGTTCGCCTGCCTCCTGAAGCACCGGGGGGAGATCCCGGGGCCGGCCGCGTGCGTCGTCAGCGGGGGGAACGCCGACCCCGCCCTCCTGGCGTCTTTGCTCTCCTAGCCGGGGTCGCGCGTTGAAGGCCCTCTTCGTCGGCGCGGACCTGGTGTCCGGCATACTCGGGATGAAGGACTGCGTCGAGGTGATAGAAGGCTGCTTCCGGGCCATGGCGAGGGGGGACGCGGGGTTCCCCCCGCGGTCCGCCATGCCCTATCCGTCCGGGAAGGGGGTTCTGGGGATGATGCCAGGATACCTGGAGAAGGAGGGGGTCTTCGGTGTGAAGGCGACCTCGGTCTTCCCGGGGAACTTCGGGACCAGGTTCGAGTCGCACCAGGGGGCCGTGCTGCTCTTCGAGTCAGACCACGGGAGCCTCCTGGCGGCCGTGGACGCCGCCTCCGTCACGCGCATCCGGACAGGCGCCGCGAGCGCCGTGGCGACGAGGGCGCTGGCGAGGCGGAGTTCGAGGGTTCTGGCCATCCTCGGGTCCGGGACCCAGGCTTCGAGCCACCTGGAGGCGATGACTACGGTCGTCCCGGGGATCGCGGAGGTCAGGGTCTGGTCGAGGAACCCGGCCAACGCGAAGAGGTTCGCGGATGCCGCCAGGGGGAGCGGATTGGAAATCAGGGAGTGCCAGGGGGGAGAGGAAGCCGTCCGCGGCGCCGACCTGGTCTGCACGGTCACCGGGGCGACGTCTCCGGTCCTGATGGGAAGATGGCTGGCCCCCGGTACCCACGTGAACGCCGTCGGGGCTTCCAGGCCCCCGTCCCGGGAGCTGGACAGCGAAGCGGTGAGGAAGTCGCGCTTGTTCGTAGACTCCAGGGAGTCGGCGGAGCTGGAGTCGGACGACTACCTCGTCCCCCTGAGAGAGGGGGCCATAGGAGAGGGGCACATACTGGGCGAAGTGGGGGAGGTCCTCGAAGGGAGGGTCAGGGGCCGGACCGGTGACTCGGACGTCACGGTCTTCAAGTCGCTGGGGGTCGCGGCCGAAGACATTTCCGCCGCCTATTTCGTCTACCGCCGCGCCTCCGAGCTCGGCGTCGGGACCGTGGCGGAGTTCAGCTCGGAGAGATAGCGCCCGGTGGGCCTCGAACTCTAAATACCATCCATCGGCGGGGCCGAATCCGATGCCGCACCAGTTGGAACCGTTGAAGAGGACGATACAGCAGCACGAGGATTGGAGGCTGAGGGAGTGCCTGAACCTGATCCCTTCCGAGAACAGGGGGAGCGACCTGATGAAGTCGATGTACCTGACGGACTTCGGGAACAGGTACACGGCGCCGGACCGGTTTTACAGGGGGACGAGGTACGCCGACGAGCTCGTCACCCAGACCCAGGACCTGGCGCGGAAGGTGTTCAACGCCCGGTACGCCGACGTCAGCCCGCTCTCCGGGCATGTCGCCAACGCCGCGGTCCTCCTCGCGCTCACGAAGCCCGGGGACAAGGTGGCTTCAACCTCTCCCGATGACGGCGGGTATCCAGGCATATCCCAGGACGGGCTCGGCGGGCTCCTGGGGCTCCAGAACGTCTACTTCCCATACGACCGGGCGGCTGTTGGGGTGGACCCCGCGGGGTCCGTGGAGCTCCTGAAGTCCGAGAGGCCGGCGGTCGCCTTCTTCGGCTCGAGCCACATCGTCTTCCCCTATCCGGTCCGGAGGCTCTCGGACGCAGCGGAGGGGGTGTGCGTCTACGACGGGTCGCACGTGCTCGGGCTCATAGCCGGAGGGGAGTTCCAGGACCCTCTCAGGGAAGGGTGTCCGATCCTCATAGGGTCCACCCACAAGAGCCTCCCCGGCCCGCAGGGAGGGATCATCCTCTCCAACAACGAGGAGGCGTTCGAGGCCGTGTCAGGGAAGGTCTTCCCGGGGGTGGTCGACAACATCCACCTGAACAGGGTCGCCGCCCTCGCGGTTTCGCTCCTCGAGATGCAGGAGTTCGGGAAACAGTATGCCCAGGCGGTGGTGAAGAACTCGCGGGCCCTGGCACAGACGCTGGCAGCGGAAGGGGTGAAGGTGAGGGGCGCGGGACAGGGGTACACGAAGTCGCACCAGGTCCTCCTCGACTATGAGGCGGGGAGGTTAGGACCGCTTTCGCAGAGGCTGGAGCAGGCGAACATCATAGTCGACGAAGGCGGGAGGCTCGGCACGGCGGAGCTCACCCGGATGGGGTACGGGCCGCAGGAGATGGAGGTGGTGGCCGAGCTGGTCGCCCTGATAGTCCTCGGGAAGAAGCCCGCAGACTTCGTCCTGAAGAAGGTGAAATCTCTCGTCCGGCAGTTCCAGCAGCCGCGGTTCGTCCTGTCGTAGCCGCCGGGGCCCTGGCTATCGGTGCGCGATGCCGAGAGAGTCGTCCGTGAGCTTCATCGACTCGTCGCGGGTGTAGCCGCCGGCGAGCGCCCTGATGGCGTCGACGTTCTCGGGGACGACTATCGCCTCCTGGTGGACCCCCAGGAAGAGGTAGGCCTCTCTGTCCTCCACGGTCACAGAGTCCTTCCAGACCGTCGCCTCGTAGACGTCGTTCCTGTCCCTCCCCTTCTCCCTCGCCCAGTCCATCACGTTCGCCGTCGACTTGAACCCCGACTTGCCGTCCACCATGTTCATCCTCGGCGCGGCTTGGAGCGCCTCCGCCACTTCGTCCGCCGTCGCGTCCTTCTTCAGGGTGAGGATGACGCTGTGGAGGTGCATGTGGGTGGTGGGGACCTTGAATGCCATGGTCACGACAGGGATCCCCTTCAGGACGGTTTGGACGTCTGGGGCGTGATGCGAGGGGACGGTCGTCGGGTCGAGCACTACCGCGTCTATCGGGCCCTTCTTCACGTCGTCGGGGTCCGTCGCCCTCCGGGCGAGGACGGCCCTGGCCTTCGACACGCCCACCCCCTTGTCTACGGCGCCGATCGTCCTGCAGAGCCCTGTGGTGTTGCACGAAACGACCCTGACCATCGGCTTGCCTACCGCCTTTTCGAAGTTGCACTGTGCGACGAACGACCCGTCCGTCAGTTCGTGTTCTTCCCCCCCTTGGAAGATGGCTTTCACCCCCGCCTGCTGGTAGGCTGCCCTGTTGGTCACGCCGCTCCCCTCCGGGGCGCCGTCGATCACCACGTCTACCCTCTGGAGCAGGTCGTTGAGGGTCCCCTTCAGGTTGTACCCCGCGGCGTTGAACGCCTGCAGGCTCTTCATGTCGAGGGCGTAGATCGGTATCCCCTTCTCCTTGGCGACTGCGTACTTGTAGTGCGGATGCGCCCCCGTCACGCCGACCAGTTCCATGTCCTTCTGCTTCCGCACCGCGTCCGCGACCCTCCTCCCTATGGTCCCGTACCCGTTCACCCCCACCTTGATCATGCCGGTCACCGGGGCGTCTCTCCTCGGTTTATCAGGCTACGCGCCCCCCTTTCCCCCACCTGTCAGCCGCCCGCTCGAGCGCGTCTATGAGCGGGAGCCTCTTCCCTGCCAGGTACTGGACGAGGGCCCCTCCTGCCGTGCTGACGTGGTCGACCTGGTCGTGCACCCCGTACTTCTTGAGGGCGGTGGAGAGGTGCCCCCCGCTGATTATCGTGGTCCCGAGCGAGGACGCCATCGCCCTGAGGAGCCCCTCTGTCCCCAGGCTGAACCCGTCCCACTCGAAGGCTCCGGGGGGGCCGCTCATGAAAACCGTCCCCGCCCCCTTGATGTAGTGCGAGTAGCGGTCCACGGACTTCGGCCCGATATCCAGGATCTGGGCCCCTGACCCTAGCTGCGCCGGGTCAACGTCCTTCCTCCCGTCCTCCCGTCTTATCCCAACGTCGACGGGGAGGACGAACCTCTCGGGGTCGTCGTCGATCAGCTGCCTGGCCCTTAGCACGAACTTCTGCTCCCCTTCCACCCCTACGTCCCCCCTGAGCTTCCCCGCCGCCTTCAGGAACACCAGCCCCACCACTCCGCAGAGGAGGACCTTGTCGGCCCTGTTGTTCGCGATCAGGGCGTCTATGGCCTCGAGGCGGTCGTTCACCTTCGCGCCTCCGAGGACCGTCACATAGGGCCCTTTCTCCACCGAAAATATCCTGTCCAGCATCCTCAGCTCCTTCTCGACGGTCCTCCCGGCGCAAGTGGGGACGAGCCCGGCGAACCCGACTATGGTCGGCGAGGAGCGGTGGGCGGTCGAGAAGGCGTCCAGGACGCAGGCGTCGACGTGCTTCGAGAGCCTGCTGACCAGCCAGGTCTTCTCGGCACCGGGCGGGGGGTACTCCTGGTTCTCCTCGGCGGTGAACCTCAGGTTGTCGAGGACGAGCACCCCCCCGTCCGGGAGGGAGTCCATCCTTGACAGCGCCTCAGGACCGAAGACGTCCGGCACGAAGTCCACCTTCTTCCTTATGATCTCTTCCAGCGCCTTCGAGTGGGGCTCCAGGCTGATGTAGTCCGACCTCCCGACCCTCCCCTGGTGCGAGACGACTATCGTCTTCGACGCGCCAAGGTCCTTGACAGTCTCCGCCGCCTCCTCGAGTCTCTCGCGCTCCATCAGCTTCCCCGTTTCGGGGTGGACGGGGGTGTTGACATCGACGCGCAATAGGACGCGCTTCCCATCGAGGTCCAGGTCGTCCATGGTGAGCATTTTGACGGGCAATGGGCCTGGCAGTCGGCCCGGGCCATCGATTATATGCGTTGCTGAGTTGGAGAAGGACGGGACGTGGGTCGGGTGCGAGAGGTAAGCGAGCGCACCACCATCCAGGGCAGAACGGATCGCTGTAAGAAGCGGTTAACGGCCGTCTTTGGTGAACTGGTCCTCTTCCCTCTACGAGGCGTCCCCCAGACCGCTGCGGCGGATGGAGATAGCACCACTGACATGGACGGGAGGACCGAGAACAGCAGTGACATGAGAGTCCTATCCCGAGCTTCCCCGGGTAGGCAAGCGGCGGGCGAGCCTGAAGGAGGAGTGCAGCAGTGCCGGCCGGCTCTTCAATCCATGTTTATATGTATGTTCAAACATTGTTTCCGTATGACCAAGACCCTCACAATAAAGGACGAGG
Proteins encoded in this region:
- a CDS encoding threonine/serine dehydratase encodes the protein MDVPRVSLAQIEDAAARIRGSVYRTPLVPSSRFDAGSVLLKLECLQPTGSFKVRGAWNMMSRSGREEMKRGFVTTSAGNHGQAVAWSAKKLGAACTVYVPTDAVQRKVDSMESMGAKVVRRPHHEIMEAMADDRMTKLGMTFVHPFGDPLVVAGQGTVGLEILEDFPGVKSVVVPVGGGGLVSGIAQAVRAKSPGVKVYGVQAEGAAPLPESLATGKAVDVGEPHTIADGIGATRAYDYMLPLLRENLERAFTVSDEEIRAAMRRLLLESHVAPEPAGAASFACLLKHRGEIPGPAACVVSGGNADPALLASLLS
- a CDS encoding type II glyceraldehyde-3-phosphate dehydrogenase, whose amino-acid sequence is MIKVGVNGYGTIGRRVADAVRKQKDMELVGVTGAHPHYKYAVAKEKGIPIYALDMKSLQAFNAAGYNLKGTLNDLLQRVDVVIDGAPEGSGVTNRAAYQQAGVKAIFQGGEEHELTDGSFVAQCNFEKAVGKPMVRVVSCNTTGLCRTIGAVDKGVGVSKARAVLARRATDPDDVKKGPIDAVVLDPTTVPSHHAPDVQTVLKGIPVVTMAFKVPTTHMHLHSVILTLKKDATADEVAEALQAAPRMNMVDGKSGFKSTANVMDWAREKGRDRNDVYEATVWKDSVTVEDREAYLFLGVHQEAIVVPENVDAIRALAGGYTRDESMKLTDDSLGIAHR
- a CDS encoding FAD-dependent oxidoreductase; this encodes MQAEYDAIVVGAGPAGSAAALSLARKGADVLMLEKARVPGERNMTGGVIYGDFPGDWGLIQLVPDFESTAPLERRIISHEVVILDKPDYAKGTSRYYKLSKTSLPTKMGLFPLGFETGHDYSVLRRSFDRWFAGVAVQAGAMLSAGTTVEGLMTEGGAVVGVRTTKEELRAKLVIDASGVTSNLVTEAGLRGRLTPRQLYHGIKRVYKLDPAAIEQRFRVHDAEGRAIFFLGDFMNEIGGGAFVYTNRDTLSVGLVVSMDSLIRRTTEHFDQVGKLIDVLDAFEEHPMVAELLEGGRAVEYSAHNIPKGYKALLKRPYADGFLVAGDALGSFVKIGPMIDGMRRAITSGMMAASTYLEARASGSFRAKNLSRYKDFLGPIYEDVGRSGRDGFITESSFTYHTLPRVLFGTRFMSSVHRFEPKPDGRPRRDAVARVQEGTGLLVYDEDESYSHIRVDPALASKSLTKPWVPACPTNCYTIFTPKGVFASFKDLFDHNLAQNGGDRGKALSRTLEDIGSSELRFDHVACVACGTCGAIGPPEMVTFGHERDGHGVRYRFG
- the pgk gene encoding phosphoglycerate kinase; amino-acid sequence: MDDLDLDGKRVLLRVDVNTPVHPETGKLMERERLEEAAETVKDLGASKTIVVSHQGRVGRSDYISLEPHSKALEEIIRKKVDFVPDVFGPEALSRMDSLPDGGVLVLDNLRFTAEENQEYPPPGAEKTWLVSRLSKHVDACVLDAFSTAHRSSPTIVGFAGLVPTCAGRTVEKELRMLDRIFSVEKGPYVTVLGGAKVNDRLEAIDALIANNRADKVLLCGVVGLVFLKAAGKLRGDVGVEGEQKFVLRARQLIDDDPERFVLPVDVGIRREDGRKDVDPAQLGSGAQILDIGPKSVDRYSHYIKGAGTVFMSGPPGAFEWDGFSLGTEGLLRAMASSLGTTIISGGHLSTALKKYGVHDQVDHVSTAGGALVQYLAGKRLPLIDALERAADRWGKGGRVA
- a CDS encoding serine hydroxymethyltransferase, whose amino-acid sequence is MPHQLEPLKRTIQQHEDWRLRECLNLIPSENRGSDLMKSMYLTDFGNRYTAPDRFYRGTRYADELVTQTQDLARKVFNARYADVSPLSGHVANAAVLLALTKPGDKVASTSPDDGGYPGISQDGLGGLLGLQNVYFPYDRAAVGVDPAGSVELLKSERPAVAFFGSSHIVFPYPVRRLSDAAEGVCVYDGSHVLGLIAGGEFQDPLREGCPILIGSTHKSLPGPQGGIILSNNEEAFEAVSGKVFPGVVDNIHLNRVAALAVSLLEMQEFGKQYAQAVVKNSRALAQTLAAEGVKVRGAGQGYTKSHQVLLDYEAGRLGPLSQRLEQANIIVDEGGRLGTAELTRMGYGPQEMEVVAELVALIVLGKKPADFVLKKVKSLVRQFQQPRFVLS
- a CDS encoding ornithine cyclodeaminase family protein; its protein translation is MKALFVGADLVSGILGMKDCVEVIEGCFRAMARGDAGFPPRSAMPYPSGKGVLGMMPGYLEKEGVFGVKATSVFPGNFGTRFESHQGAVLLFESDHGSLLAAVDAASVTRIRTGAASAVATRALARRSSRVLAILGSGTQASSHLEAMTTVVPGIAEVRVWSRNPANAKRFADAARGSGLEIRECQGGEEAVRGADLVCTVTGATSPVLMGRWLAPGTHVNAVGASRPPSRELDSEAVRKSRLFVDSRESAELESDDYLVPLREGAIGEGHILGEVGEVLEGRVRGRTGDSDVTVFKSLGVAAEDISAAYFVYRRASELGVGTVAEFSSER